The proteins below are encoded in one region of Micromonospora pisi:
- a CDS encoding MbtH family protein gives MTNPFEDNDAEYLVLVNDEGQHSLWPVFVDVPAGWQVVHGKAARQDCLDYIEKSWTDMRPKSLIAAMEQDRPPV, from the coding sequence ATGACCAACCCGTTCGAGGACAACGACGCCGAGTACCTGGTCCTGGTGAACGACGAGGGCCAGCACTCGCTGTGGCCGGTTTTTGTCGACGTACCCGCCGGCTGGCAGGTGGTCCACGGCAAGGCCGCCCGCCAGGACTGCCTCGACTACATCGAGAAGTCGTGGACCGACATGCGCCCCAAGAGCCTGATCGCCGCCATGGAACAGGACCGGCCGCCGGTCTGA
- a CDS encoding thioesterase II family protein, which translates to MSAGGTPDLCFRAVRPHPAPAVRLVCFPHAGGTANFFRPWAVLVPDGVEVLAAKYPARETRFLDEPAQTMAELVDELAAASAGLFDTTVAFFGHSMGASVAYELSIRLRERHGVGPDALFVSGRGGPGRERRPGLAEAGDDELVDAVLELGGTDATVLRDPALRDLVLPAIRADYRLLDRYTAHRPDERSTLDVPVTAYHGSDDTDIVDAVGAWSATTRSTFRARSFPGGHFYLVGAAGDLVRDLLQHLPIATATKRKGLS; encoded by the coding sequence ATGAGCGCGGGAGGTACGCCCGACCTGTGCTTCCGCGCCGTGCGCCCACACCCCGCACCCGCCGTACGGCTGGTGTGTTTCCCGCACGCCGGCGGCACCGCGAACTTCTTCCGCCCCTGGGCGGTCCTGGTGCCCGATGGGGTCGAGGTGCTGGCCGCGAAGTATCCGGCGCGGGAGACCCGGTTCCTGGACGAGCCGGCCCAGACCATGGCGGAGCTGGTCGACGAGCTGGCCGCCGCATCCGCCGGGCTGTTCGACACCACCGTGGCCTTCTTCGGGCACAGCATGGGCGCGTCCGTCGCGTACGAGTTGTCCATCCGGCTGAGGGAGCGGCACGGCGTCGGACCCGACGCGCTCTTCGTCTCCGGACGTGGCGGACCCGGCCGGGAACGCCGCCCCGGCCTGGCCGAGGCCGGCGACGACGAGCTGGTCGACGCGGTGCTGGAACTGGGCGGCACCGACGCCACGGTTCTGCGCGACCCCGCGTTACGCGACCTCGTGCTGCCCGCCATCCGCGCCGACTACCGCCTCCTGGACCGCTACACGGCGCACCGGCCCGACGAACGATCGACCCTCGACGTACCGGTGACCGCCTACCACGGCAGCGACGACACCGACATCGTGGACGCCGTCGGCGCCTGGTCGGCGACCACCCGGTCGACGTTCCGCGCCCGATCGTTTCCCGGCGGTCACTTCTACCTCGTCGGCGCGGCCGGCGATCTGGTTCGTGACCTCCTGCAACACCTGCCCATCGCGACAGCGACAAAGAGAAAGGGTCTGTCATGA